One window from the genome of Aricia agestis chromosome 6, ilAriAges1.1, whole genome shotgun sequence encodes:
- the LOC121727783 gene encoding uncharacterized protein LOC121727783 has protein sequence MDETFKVFHRVLSIAGISIYAKRNWDSKGWLLLQIFNFILGFLTFLFTSGFVASNVSNLLLFIQGACIWTTGVIMFITLGVCLYFKRDFRAFLEEIAFSDLILEMPLIEHVVSLSLAKGKVGELKTMVLDSQKKLLKYTRILFISYVASVWLCASLYLCTPIYLMCVTGDENLRLLAFDMWFPWGLENFAVFVASFIFHAYAGYLCCIAYPGLQSTIFFMVGQIVRQLRIMCFIMLNLDDLAGEIVDGNLELRQTVCTQILSQCVAHYVKIKRFANRLNVICQPFYLALVLVAVMLVCMCSVKIAISDKLSMDTAKYYVHEFCFILVVLLFCSLGQQVQNECEKLEVAVLEKWYIFNAKHKNSVRIFHMALGQRMPIYIFGSVTLSLPTFTWFIKTGMSFFTLVMSFLEEQ, from the exons ATGGACGAAACTTTCAAAGTTTTCCACCGAGTTCTATCTATCGCCGGAATTTCTATCTATGCGAAACGAAACTGGGATTCCAAAGGATGGCTTCTTCTGCAGATTTTCAACTTCATCCTtggatttttaacttttttattcacgTCCGGTTTCGTGGCTTCTAATGTGTCGAATTTGCTGCTGTTTATCCAGGGCGCTTGTATCTGGACGACCGGGGTTATCATGTTCATTACGCTGGGGGTCTGTCTGTACTTCAAAAGGGATTTCAGGGCATTCCTGGAGGAGATCGCTTTCTCGGACTTGATCCTGGAGATGCCTTTGATCGAGCACGTCGTTAGTCTGAGTCTGGCAAAAGGCAAGGTGGGGGAATTGAAAACCATGGTGTTGGATTCGCAGAAGAAACTTCTGAAGTATACTAGAATTTTGTTCATATCTTACGTTGCCAGCGTTTGGTTGTGTGCCTCGCTGTATTTATGCACTCCAATATATCTAATGTGTGTAACTGGAGATGAAAATTTACGTCTTTTAG CGTTCGACATGTGGTTTCCCTGGGGGTTGGAGAACTTCGCCGTGTTCGTCGCGTCCTTTATATTTCATGCATACGCTGGGTACTTGTGCTGTATAG CCTATCCTGGACTCCAGTCAACGATATTTTTCATGGTCGGACAGATCGTCCGCCAGCTTCGGATTATGTGCTTTATAATGCTTAATTTGGATGACCTAGCGGGAGAAATAGTCGACGGAAACTTAGAACTCAGACAAACAGTTTGTACACAAATTTTATCACAGTGCGTAGCTCATTATGTGAAAATAAaaag GTTCGCTAACCGACTGAATGTGATATGTCAGCCGTTTTACCTGGCGTTGGTGTTGGTCGCCGTGATGTTGGTCTGCATGTGCTCGGTGAAAATCGCGATATCA GACAAACTTTCTATGGACACGGCAAAGTACTACGTGCACGAGTTTTGTTTTATTCTCGTGGTGCTACTATTTTGTTCTCTCGGACAGCAAGTTCAAAATGAG TGCGAGAAACTAGAAGTGGCGGTTCTAGAGAAGTGGTACATATTTAACGCCAAACACAAGAACAGCGTAAGGATTTTTCATATGGCGCTCGGTCAGAGAAtgcctatttatatttttggttCCGTGACACTTTCCTTACCAACATTCACTTGG TTTATAAAAACGGGAATGTCATTCTTTACCCTCGTTATGTCATTTTTAGAAGAACAGTAG